The following coding sequences lie in one Arachis hypogaea cultivar Tifrunner chromosome 9, arahy.Tifrunner.gnm2.J5K5, whole genome shotgun sequence genomic window:
- the LOC112710044 gene encoding FBD-associated F-box protein At5g60610, producing the protein MDKISDLPKIILHDILSRLPYEDAARTSVLSKAWHETWSSFPILVFDGSQGVLMDWKDRKDPLKIQENRRKANSFLKSVDRTLVRFHHHGFAIKEFNLSMMFFHPRFMPHRVDRWMKIVGESSSIQVLKLELELADCFFGCEFDSHAVDNYYYLPPDVLKAKSLTELVLLGRIRADKLIVNHRIRFPMLRILSLFEVYLGHEQALEDLISGCPMIEHLILEHCVGLENVKIHDLPKLKSAKFYGFREIHVDVPSLEYLHLRNDELEFPCDISIDKCRNLKVFFLGAARSVFVSNQWLRELFDKFPFLERLELSGCVTSESLMISSSRLKVLSFEACVELKEARIDAPNLESCRYSGQSSHMPAAMSFVNCSNQVDFDVVFATEFRIMDLKRLRAFFQNMAPRNVMVSLYLGIMRGSSIVFNEDVLQNVQVPLPRIKQLRLSVAEETEELCVLLINDLFWSFRPAIISLNVRLCSRIFLKLLLEKLRCNKEEERCCSSSQMKCWWHDLKDVKVRSSPKKYENLRDCEAFLDSLPINFSSPTLHLNFELEWDSLHTSVSGGGINAGPSVN; encoded by the exons ATGGACAAAATTTCTGATCTGCCAAAGATAATCCTGCATGACATTCTTTCAAGGTTGCCTTACGAAGATGCTGCAAGGACCAGTGTTTTGTCCAAGGCTTGGCATGAAACATGGTCCTCATTTCCCATCTTGGTCTTCGACGGCTCTCAAGGCGTGCTCATGGACTGGAAGGATAGAAAAGATCCCCTGAAGATACAAGAAAACAGGAGGAAAGCGAACAGCTTCCTCAAGTCTGTGGATAGGACACTTGTTAGGTTCCACCACCACGGCTTTGCCATCAAAGAATTTAACCTGAGTATGATGTTCTTTCATCCTCGGTTCATGCCACATCGCGTCGACCggtggatgaagatagtaggtgaAAGTAGCAGTATTCAGGTGCTAAAGCTTGAACTTGAACTTGCTGACTGTTTCTTTGGATGTGAGTTTGACTCTCACGCGGTTGATAATTATTACTACTTGCCACCAGATGTACTGAAAGCCAAGTCATTAACTGAGTTAGTGTTGTTAGGGAGGATTAGAGCAGACAAATTGATTGTAAATCACAGAATTAGGTTCCCTATGTTGCGGATATTGTCCTTATTTGAAGTTTATTTGGGACATGAACAAGCGCTTGAAGATCTCATTTCTGGTTGTCCTATGATTGAGCACTTAATATTGGAGCACTGTGTTGGATTGGAAAATGTAAAGATACATGATTTGCCTAAGCTAAAGTCTGCTAAGTTTTATGGATTTCGTGAAATTCATGTTGATGTGCCGAGTCTAGAGTATCTTCATCTTCGTAATGACGAATTAGAGTTCCCTTGTGATATCAGTATAGACAAGTGCAGAAATTTGAAGGTGTTTTTTTTAGGGGCTGCGAGGTCTGTTTTTGTCTCTAACCAATGGTTGCGTGAACTTTTTGACAAGTTTCCTTTCCTTGAGAGGTTGGAATTAAGTGGTTGTGTTACATCTGAGAGCCTAATGATCTCCAGTTCTCGCCTCAAGGTTTTGTCCTTCGAGGCTTGTGTAGAGTTGAAGGAAGCTAGGATCGATGCGCCGAATTTAGAGTCATGTAGATATTCTGGACAATCCAGCCACATGCCAGCAGCTATGTCTTTTGTGAACTGTTCAAATCAGGTGGATTTTGATGTTGTCTTCGCAACAGAATTTCGTATTATGGATTTGAAAAGGCTTAGAGCATTTTTTCAGAACATGGCACCAAGAAATGTTATGGTATCCTTGTATCTTGGAATCATGAGAGGTTCATCT ATTGTGTTCAATGAAGATGTACTACAAAATGTTCAAGTCCCTTTGCCAAGGATCAAACAATTGAGGTTATCGGTAGCTGAAGAAACTGAAGAGTTGTGTGTGCTTCTTATCAATGATTTGTTTTGGAGCTTCCGTCCTGCTATTATTTCTTTGAACGTGAGACTTTGCAGCAGAATATTCCTTAAG CTACTATTGGAGAAGCTAAGGTGCAACAAAGAGGAAGAGAGATGCTGCAGTTCAAGTCAAATGAAATGTTGGTGGCATGATTTGAAAGATGTCAAAGTCAGAAGCTCTCCTAAAAAATATGAGAACCTGCGTGATTGTGAAGCATTCTTGGATTCATTGCCAATAAATTTTTCTTCCCCGACTCTGCATCTTAACTTTGAGTTAGAGTGGGACTCATTACA TACTTCTGTGTCCGGCGGCGGCATCAACGCCGGTCCCAGCGTCAACTAA